The proteins below come from a single Geobacillus thermoleovorans genomic window:
- the yfmF gene encoding EF-P 5-aminopentanol modification-associated protein YfmF → MVDEKVTAVGPVRVHTISTDKYKTNTIVWKMKAPLAKETVTLRALLPYVLQSGTADYPSVKALRTYLDELYGATLNVDLTKKGEHHIMTIRIDVANERFLPEQTPLLSKAFQLLADLLFRPALDGGRFVTDIVEQEKRALRQRIQAVYDDKMRYANMRLVEEMCKGEPYALSPNGELEDVDGITAEGLYRYYERALAEDELDLYVIGDVAEEAVLTAVKQRFSLPDRPKRERASSVSVKPQGEVREVIERQDVKQGKLNIGYRTNVTYEDDDYYALQMFNGIFGGFSHSKLFINVREKASLAYYAASRLESHKGLLMVMSGIEPANYEKARRIIDEQMQAMKNGDFTDEEMAQTKAVIRNQLLETLDTPRGLVEVLYHNVVSTRKRPIDEWIAGTDQVTREDVVRAADKVELDTVYFLTGMEATEDGKTGV, encoded by the coding sequence TTGGTCGACGAAAAAGTCACAGCGGTCGGACCGGTTCGCGTCCATACGATTTCGACCGATAAGTACAAAACGAACACGATCGTTTGGAAAATGAAGGCCCCTCTTGCTAAAGAAACGGTCACGCTGCGCGCGCTTTTGCCATACGTCTTGCAAAGCGGCACGGCCGACTATCCGAGCGTTAAGGCGCTGCGCACCTATTTGGATGAACTGTATGGGGCGACGCTGAACGTCGATTTAACGAAAAAAGGCGAACATCATATCATGACGATTCGCATCGATGTCGCCAATGAACGATTTTTGCCGGAGCAAACGCCGTTGCTTTCGAAAGCGTTTCAGCTCTTGGCCGATCTTCTGTTCCGCCCGGCTCTTGATGGCGGGCGGTTTGTCACCGACATTGTCGAGCAGGAAAAGCGGGCGCTCCGTCAACGCATTCAGGCGGTGTATGATGACAAAATGCGCTATGCGAACATGCGCCTTGTAGAAGAAATGTGCAAAGGCGAACCGTACGCCCTCTCGCCAAACGGCGAGCTTGAAGACGTGGACGGCATCACGGCGGAAGGGCTGTATCGCTATTATGAACGAGCGCTGGCCGAGGATGAGCTGGATCTATATGTCATTGGCGACGTGGCTGAAGAGGCGGTGCTCACAGCGGTGAAGCAGCGCTTCTCTTTGCCGGATCGTCCAAAGCGGGAGCGCGCATCGTCGGTTTCTGTCAAGCCGCAAGGGGAAGTTCGCGAAGTCATCGAGCGGCAAGACGTGAAGCAAGGAAAGCTCAACATCGGCTATCGGACAAATGTGACGTATGAGGATGACGATTATTACGCCTTGCAAATGTTTAACGGCATTTTTGGCGGTTTTTCCCATTCGAAGCTGTTCATCAACGTCCGCGAGAAGGCAAGCCTTGCCTATTATGCCGCCTCAAGGCTTGAGAGCCATAAAGGGCTGCTTATGGTCATGTCCGGCATTGAACCGGCCAACTATGAGAAGGCGCGCCGCATCATCGATGAGCAAATGCAGGCGATGAAAAACGGTGATTTCACAGATGAAGAAATGGCGCAGACGAAAGCGGTCATCCGCAACCAGCTGCTTGAGACGCTCGATACGCCGCGCGGGCTTGTGGAGGTGTTGTACCATAACGTCGTCTCAACGCGAAAGCGCCCGATCGATGAATGGATTGCCGGCACCGATCAAGTGACGCGCGAGGATGTGGTGCGCGCCGCTGACAAGGTGGAGCTTGATACGGTGTACTTTTTGACCGGAATGGAGGCGACGGAAGATGGAAAAACGGGTGTATGA
- the yfmH gene encoding EF-P 5-aminopentanol modification-associated protein YfmH produces the protein MEKRVYETLHEELFYEKMDNGLDVYILPKKGFNKTYATFTTNYGSVDNQFVPLGKTEMKRVPDGIAHFLEHKLFEKEDGDVFQQFSKQGASANAFTTFTRTAYLFSSTDNVEKNLETLIDFVQSPYFSDKTVEKEKGIIGQEIRMYDDNPDWRVYFGAIESMYHNHPVKIDIAGTVESIAQITKELLYECYETFYHPSNMLLFVVGPVDEQKIMQQIRDNQAKKSFPQAPEVKRFAYEEPSAVAEKKKVIPMHVQTNKCFVGIKAPSVPEAGEQKLRHELAFHVALDYLFGKSSPHYERLYREGLIDDTFMYDYTEERGFGFALIGGDTRDAERLASEIQTVLLSFAAETIKKEEFERVKKKKIGAFLRALNSPEYIANQFTRYAFYGSNLFDILPALSSLAMDDIAAVASSCFRDSQIAVCEVVPKGQ, from the coding sequence ATGGAAAAACGGGTGTATGAGACGTTGCACGAAGAGCTGTTTTATGAAAAAATGGACAACGGCCTTGACGTATACATTTTGCCGAAAAAAGGATTCAACAAAACGTATGCGACATTCACCACGAACTACGGTTCGGTCGACAACCAGTTCGTCCCGCTCGGTAAAACGGAGATGAAGCGCGTTCCGGACGGCATCGCCCATTTTTTGGAGCATAAGCTGTTTGAAAAAGAAGACGGCGACGTGTTTCAGCAGTTCAGCAAACAAGGCGCCTCGGCGAACGCCTTTACGACGTTCACCCGCACCGCCTATTTGTTCTCAAGCACCGACAACGTCGAGAAAAACTTGGAAACGTTGATCGATTTTGTGCAAAGCCCGTACTTTTCCGACAAGACAGTGGAAAAAGAAAAAGGGATCATCGGCCAGGAAATCCGGATGTACGACGACAACCCAGACTGGCGCGTCTATTTCGGCGCCATCGAAAGCATGTATCACAACCATCCGGTCAAAATCGACATCGCCGGCACAGTTGAATCGATCGCCCAAATTACGAAAGAGTTGCTGTATGAGTGCTACGAAACGTTTTACCACCCGAGCAACATGCTTTTGTTTGTCGTCGGCCCGGTCGATGAACAAAAAATCATGCAGCAAATCCGCGACAACCAGGCGAAAAAGTCGTTCCCGCAAGCCCCGGAAGTGAAGCGGTTTGCGTATGAAGAACCGAGCGCAGTAGCGGAAAAGAAAAAAGTGATTCCGATGCATGTGCAGACGAACAAATGCTTTGTCGGCATCAAAGCGCCGTCCGTTCCTGAAGCCGGCGAACAAAAGCTTCGGCATGAGCTTGCCTTCCACGTCGCATTGGACTATTTGTTTGGAAAAAGCTCGCCGCATTATGAACGGCTGTACCGCGAAGGATTGATCGATGATACATTTATGTACGATTATACAGAAGAGCGCGGGTTCGGCTTCGCGTTGATCGGCGGCGATACAAGGGACGCTGAACGGCTCGCTTCGGAAATTCAAACGGTGCTGCTGTCGTTTGCCGCGGAGACTATAAAAAAGGAAGAATTTGAACGGGTGAAAAAGAAAAAAATCGGCGCCTTTTTGCGCGCGCTCAACTCGCCGGAATACATCGCCAACCAGTTTACGCGCTACGCGTTTTACGGATCCAACTTGTTTGACATTTTGCCGGCGCTTTCATCCCTTGCCATGGACGATATCGCGGCGGTTGCCTCTTCTTGCTTCCGCGATTCGCAAATCGCGGTTTGCGAAGTCGTTCCAAAAGGGCAATAA
- the ymfI gene encoding elongation factor P 5-aminopentanone reductase: MRYALITGASGGIGQSIARVLAREGYGLFLHYYRRRAPVEALKEELNDVHIVPIEADLSALDGVEKLVSQIDRPVDAIVYNSGASYYGLLTDMNDELIERMVRLHMTSPALLIKRLTPSMVARKRGHIVFISSIWGLCGASCEAVYSMTKGGQNAFAKALAKELAPSGIRVNAVAPGAIDTDMLRVFRPEELEALTDEIPAGRLGTPDEVAETVAFLLSDAASYITGQVISVNGGWYC; this comes from the coding sequence ATGCGCTACGCCTTGATCACGGGAGCCTCTGGAGGCATCGGACAAAGCATCGCTCGTGTGCTCGCTCGGGAGGGGTACGGACTTTTTCTCCATTACTATCGGCGACGGGCGCCTGTTGAAGCGCTGAAAGAAGAGCTTAACGATGTGCATATTGTGCCGATTGAGGCCGATTTGTCGGCACTGGATGGGGTGGAAAAGCTCGTTTCGCAAATCGATCGCCCGGTTGATGCCATCGTTTACAACAGCGGTGCAAGCTATTACGGATTGTTGACCGACATGAACGATGAATTAATCGAGCGGATGGTGCGGCTTCACATGACAAGCCCGGCGTTGCTCATCAAAAGGCTGACCCCATCAATGGTGGCGAGAAAGCGCGGTCATATTGTGTTCATTTCCTCGATTTGGGGATTGTGCGGCGCTTCATGCGAGGCGGTGTACTCGATGACAAAGGGAGGGCAGAACGCGTTTGCCAAGGCGCTGGCCAAGGAGCTTGCCCCAAGCGGCATTCGCGTCAACGCTGTTGCACCGGGGGCGATTGATACCGATATGCTGCGGGTGTTTCGTCCTGAGGAGCTGGAAGCGCTCACTGACGAAATTCCAGCCGGCCGGCTCGGCACCCCGGATGAGGTGGCGGAAACGGTGGCGTTTTTGCTGTCTGATGCCGCTTCGTATATCACCGGCCAAGTCATTTCCGTCAACGGCGGCTGGTATTGTTGA
- a CDS encoding DUF3243 domain-containing protein, which translates to MSVLDNFEQWKDFLAERLEQAQQQGLTQQVITDVAYQIGDYLAKHVDPKNPEERVLADLWSVADEKEQHALANMMVKLVQQK; encoded by the coding sequence ATGTCGGTACTGGATAACTTTGAACAATGGAAAGACTTTTTGGCGGAACGTTTAGAACAAGCGCAACAGCAAGGATTGACTCAGCAAGTGATCACAGATGTCGCTTACCAAATCGGGGATTATTTGGCGAAACACGTCGACCCGAAAAACCCAGAAGAACGGGTGCTCGCTGATCTTTGGAGCGTTGCGGATGAAAAAGAGCAGCACGCCCTTGCCAACATGATGGTCAAGCTGGTCCAACAAAAATAA
- a CDS encoding DUF3388 domain-containing protein produces MGKQEWYLEYEIHVNRPGLLGDVASLLGMLSINIVTINGVRDSRRGMLLLCDNNEQIERLATILRTMDNITVTKLRQPKLLDRLAVRHGRYIQRDADDKKTFRFVRDELGLLVDFMAELFKEKGHKLIGIRGMPRVGKTESIVAASVCANKRWLFVSSTLIKQTVRTQLMEDEYSEDNIFIIDGIVSTRRGNEQHWQLIRELMRLEATKVVEHPDMFVRHTEYTLDDFDYIIELRHEPDEDISYEAIDRPSLLGDDGFSEFGF; encoded by the coding sequence ATGGGCAAGCAGGAATGGTATTTGGAATATGAAATTCATGTCAACCGCCCGGGGTTGCTCGGCGACGTTGCTTCGCTGCTCGGTATGTTGTCCATTAACATCGTGACGATCAACGGTGTCCGGGATTCGCGCCGCGGCATGTTGCTTTTGTGCGACAATAACGAGCAAATTGAACGGTTGGCGACGATCTTGCGGACGATGGACAACATTACGGTGACGAAGCTGCGCCAGCCGAAGCTGCTCGACCGCCTCGCCGTCCGCCACGGCCGTTATATCCAGCGCGATGCCGATGACAAAAAAACGTTCCGCTTCGTCCGTGATGAACTTGGACTGCTTGTCGATTTTATGGCGGAACTTTTTAAAGAAAAAGGGCATAAGCTCATCGGCATCCGCGGGATGCCGCGCGTCGGCAAGACAGAGTCGATCGTCGCCGCCAGCGTGTGCGCCAACAAACGATGGCTGTTTGTTTCATCGACGCTGATTAAACAGACGGTTCGCACGCAGTTGATGGAAGATGAGTATAGCGAGGACAACATTTTCATTATCGACGGCATCGTCTCAACGCGCCGCGGGAACGAGCAGCACTGGCAGCTCATCCGTGAGCTCATGCGCCTTGAGGCGACGAAAGTCGTCGAGCATCCGGACATGTTTGTTCGCCATACGGAATACACGCTCGATGATTTTGATTATATTATTGAGCTGCGCCATGAACCGGACGAAGATATTTCCTACGAAGCGATTGACCGCCCGTCATTGTTGGGCGATGACGGATTTTCCGAATTTGGGTTTTAA